In Musa acuminata AAA Group cultivar baxijiao chromosome BXJ2-10, Cavendish_Baxijiao_AAA, whole genome shotgun sequence, a genomic segment contains:
- the LOC103972952 gene encoding ethylene-responsive transcription factor ERF017-like, with translation MRRDRERSPEGCPVAEMMECDGSGAGERRYKGVRRRKWGRWVSEIRLPNSRERIWLGSYDTPEKAARAFDAALVYLRGRRAQLNCPDAPPPRIAGAGPLTYQQIQAAAARHAAGDPSEASGATLPSQPSEEASDGFTVGSGVALDWSFLDPPQQEDLPTGGGKFPVAMDEFMYELYSPMSAAQPAEMAEDHGHVDYGSGSSLWSF, from the coding sequence ATGAGAAGGGACAGAGAGAGATCACCTGAGGGTTGTCCCGTGGCAGAGATGATGGAGTGCGACGGCAGCGGAGCGGGGGAGAGGCGGTACAAAGGGGTGCGGCGGCGGAAGTGGGGGCGGTGGGTGTCCGAGATCCGGCTCCCCAACAGCCGCGAGCGAATCTGGCTCGGCTCCTACGACACGCCCGAGAAGGCCGCGCGGGCCTTCGACGCCGCCCTCGTCTACCTCCGCGGCCGCCGCGCCCAGCTCAACTGCCCCGACGCGCCCCCGCCCCGGATCGCTGGCGCAGGGCCACTCACTTACCAGCAAATCCAGGCCGCCGCGGCGCGCCACGCCGCCGGCGACCCATCCGAGGCCTCGGGTGCCACGCTGCCGTCGCAACCCTCGGAGGAGGCCTCGGACGGGTTCACTGTCGGGAGCGGGGTGGCGCTCGACTGGTCGTTCTTGGACCCGCCGCAGCAGGAGGATCTGCCGACAGGAGGTGGGAAATTCCCGGTGGCGATGGACGAGTTCATGTACGAACTCTACTCGCCGATGTCGGCAGCGCAGCCGGCGGAAATGGCGGAGGATCACGGTCATGTGGACTACGGTTCCGGGTCTTCTCTCTGGAGTTTCTGA